In bacterium BMS3Abin08, a single window of DNA contains:
- the yjmC gene encoding putative oxidoreductase YjmC, which yields MIDAKNIMMKRYNPETVKRVVAGIAKAAGVSEHDSVIFSDSLVDADIHGMSTHGVSRVNVYIRRIQRGLIDPRAEISIDRKRGAVIAVDAGNGLGQVQACKVLEILTRTAKLSGIASATIRNSQHFGSLSYYCNKAARKDMILFAMTNAEPAMSPQGGCQAYFGTNPMAVSFPTGKEFNIKIDLSTSVVARGNIIAAHKKGKKIPPGWALDPEGNPTMDPEEALSGTVLTMAGHKGYALALMVELFSGVLSGAAVGHSVGSMYKDMNKEQNVGHFFCLMDIDAFIDVSVFKKRVDKMIDEIKACRKQQGVKEILIPGERSFRRAVENREKGICIEEETIGELKGLCDEFRIPFTLKEEQ from the coding sequence ATGATAGATGCTAAGAATATAATGATGAAACGTTATAACCCGGAAACAGTAAAAAGGGTAGTTGCAGGGATTGCCAAGGCAGCGGGTGTGTCTGAACATGACTCGGTGATTTTCTCCGATTCCCTGGTAGACGCGGATATACATGGAATGTCCACTCACGGTGTTTCGCGGGTCAACGTCTATATACGCAGGATACAAAGAGGGTTGATTGACCCCCGGGCAGAGATCTCTATTGATAGGAAGAGAGGGGCTGTAATAGCAGTAGATGCCGGAAATGGTTTAGGCCAGGTCCAGGCGTGCAAGGTTTTAGAGATCCTGACCCGGACGGCAAAGCTCAGTGGTATTGCTTCGGCAACCATCCGAAACTCTCAGCATTTTGGTTCCCTCTCCTATTACTGCAACAAGGCTGCCCGGAAGGACATGATTTTATTTGCCATGACCAATGCTGAGCCGGCTATGTCACCTCAGGGTGGGTGCCAGGCCTATTTTGGAACAAATCCCATGGCAGTATCTTTTCCAACCGGAAAGGAGTTCAATATAAAGATTGACCTTTCTACATCGGTTGTTGCCCGCGGCAATATAATCGCCGCCCATAAAAAAGGGAAAAAAATCCCCCCCGGGTGGGCATTGGATCCGGAGGGTAATCCAACTATGGATCCTGAAGAGGCGTTGAGCGGGACGGTTCTTACCATGGCCGGCCATAAGGGATATGCACTTGCTCTGATGGTGGAACTCTTCTCCGGGGTGCTTTCCGGCGCTGCTGTCGGGCATTCGGTGGGTTCCATGTACAAGGATATGAATAAAGAACAGAATGTAGGACATTTCTTTTGCCTTATGGACATAGATGCCTTCATTGATGTATCCGTTTTCAAAAAACGCGTTGATAAAATGATTGATGAAATCAAGGCGTGCAGAAAACAGCAGGGCGTAAAAGAAATACTGATTCCAGGGGAACGATCCTTTAGAAGGGCCGTTGAAAATCGAGAAAAAGGGATCTGTATCGAGGAAGAAACCATTGGAGAACTCAAGGGGTTGTGTGATGAATTCAGGATCCCCTTTACCCTGAAGGAGGAGCAGTAG
- the fhlA_1 gene encoding formate hydrogenlyase transcriptional activator: protein MLCDPITRYQLLLKINNAIIKQYTREALFRSLATEIGKIFHYDRFSINLYNPETNTISYFATAEGIDPTGINEKTRPLEHGSIAQLVIQSLKPVFIYDLSQNPQLATARSMVRAGLNSTMAFPMVIRKKILGSIHFSFKQSPPNIFELREFLNDLSVQVAIAVDNMLSYEKLKGVTENLKREKRFLLDNVTHSYQFQKGNFYYASQSIARIMNEIELIAETDASVLISGETGTGKGHMARCIHNLSLRKNHLFVEVNCAALAPTLIESELFGHAKGAYTGADSRRIGRFEMANKGTIFLDEIGELPLNVQAKLLQVLQDKTFERVGESTPRSVNFRVIVASNQDLKLKIQEKTFRSDLYYRLNTIHIHIPPLRERREDISLLVQRLTIIYAEKMHRPEPRYTSSAIELLCSYSWPGNVRELENLLERMIILRAGDEITDLDINNILNSNTLEMNSENKTISLTEMEKKQIEKALIRCDGVVGGPHGAAHLLGMPRSTLQYRIKKLGIDLSLISPKHHLNQKISHEIR, encoded by the coding sequence ATGCTCTGTGACCCCATTACAAGGTATCAGTTACTGCTGAAGATCAACAATGCCATAATAAAGCAATATACCCGTGAAGCCCTTTTCCGGTCCCTGGCTACTGAAATCGGCAAAATATTCCATTACGACCGCTTCAGCATCAATCTCTATAACCCCGAGACAAACACCATAAGTTACTTTGCCACTGCTGAAGGTATCGATCCAACGGGAATAAACGAAAAAACTCGTCCTCTGGAGCACGGTTCCATAGCCCAGTTGGTTATTCAATCCCTGAAACCCGTGTTTATTTACGACCTGTCACAGAATCCTCAACTGGCCACGGCAAGGTCCATGGTCAGGGCGGGTTTAAACTCAACCATGGCTTTTCCAATGGTTATCAGGAAAAAGATTTTGGGGTCTATTCATTTTTCTTTCAAACAGAGTCCACCGAATATTTTTGAACTCAGGGAATTTTTAAATGACCTCTCTGTCCAGGTAGCCATTGCCGTGGACAACATGCTCTCCTACGAAAAACTCAAAGGTGTAACCGAAAATCTCAAAAGAGAGAAACGTTTTCTGCTTGATAATGTTACGCATTCCTACCAATTCCAAAAGGGTAATTTCTATTATGCCAGCCAATCCATTGCCAGGATCATGAATGAAATCGAGTTGATAGCGGAAACCGATGCCTCGGTGCTGATTTCCGGGGAGACCGGGACCGGTAAGGGGCACATGGCCAGATGCATTCACAATTTAAGCCTCCGCAAGAACCATCTGTTCGTTGAGGTTAATTGTGCAGCCCTGGCACCGACACTTATAGAGAGTGAACTCTTCGGTCATGCAAAAGGTGCTTACACGGGTGCTGACAGCAGGAGGATCGGACGCTTCGAGATGGCAAACAAGGGTACTATCTTTCTTGATGAGATAGGAGAACTTCCTTTAAATGTCCAGGCTAAACTACTTCAAGTCCTCCAGGATAAAACCTTTGAACGTGTTGGAGAAAGCACACCCAGGTCAGTTAATTTCAGAGTTATTGTTGCAAGCAACCAGGATCTGAAACTCAAGATACAAGAAAAGACCTTCCGTAGCGATCTCTATTACCGGCTCAATACAATTCATATCCACATCCCTCCCCTGCGAGAGCGCCGCGAAGATATTTCCCTTTTGGTTCAACGGCTTACCATAATTTATGCAGAAAAGATGCACAGACCGGAACCGCGATACACCTCCTCCGCTATAGAACTGCTTTGCAGTTATAGCTGGCCTGGAAATGTCAGGGAACTGGAAAACCTGCTTGAACGAATGATTATACTCCGCGCCGGTGATGAAATTACGGATCTGGATATAAATAATATCCTTAACTCCAACACATTGGAAATGAACTCTGAAAACAAGACAATATCATTGACCGAGATGGAAAAAAAACAGATTGAAAAGGCCCTGATCCGGTGTGACGGCGTTGTAGGAGGACCCCATGGCGCTGCTCATCTGCTGGGGATGCCCCGGTCCACGCTCCAGTACAGGATTAAAAAACTGGGAATAGATCTCTCTCTCATCTCACCAAAACACCACTTAAATCAAAAGATATCTCATGAAATAAGATAA
- the hoxK gene encoding uptake hydrogenase small subunit precursor: MASSKSPDARDGTIYAALKEKGFSRRDFIRFCSLMTATLALPPAFVSKIAEALETKKKPTLVWLEFQDCAGNTESLLRANQPTVREIVLDVLNVEYHETIMAAAGHQAEKSLDDVLKKDKGKYIAVIEGSIPMKDGGVYCCIGGKSAISIVKEVCTNAMATIAAGTCASYGGLPAAAPNPTGAVGVQEAVPGISVLNLPACPLNVENLTATIVHFLTFGSLPELDKHGRPLFAYGKRIHDNCERRAHFDAGQFVRVWGDEGHRKGWCLYELGCKGPETFQNCPRIRWNEGVNWPIGAGHGCVGCSEPGFWDKMTPFYRRLPNVPGFGVEATADKVGAGLAAVTGVALVAHGIGRMVSGGKKDRDDE, from the coding sequence ATGGCTTCTTCAAAGTCACCCGATGCCAGGGATGGCACCATCTATGCGGCCCTGAAGGAAAAGGGATTCTCAAGAAGAGACTTTATCCGGTTCTGCTCCTTAATGACTGCTACACTTGCACTCCCCCCGGCCTTTGTCTCAAAGATTGCCGAGGCCCTTGAGACGAAGAAGAAACCCACCCTTGTTTGGCTTGAGTTTCAGGATTGCGCAGGCAATACCGAATCTTTACTGAGGGCAAACCAGCCGACAGTCCGGGAAATCGTCCTTGATGTCCTCAACGTGGAGTACCATGAGACGATCATGGCAGCAGCAGGCCACCAGGCCGAGAAGTCTCTCGATGATGTGTTAAAGAAAGACAAGGGTAAGTATATCGCTGTAATCGAAGGTTCGATTCCCATGAAAGATGGTGGTGTTTATTGTTGTATCGGTGGAAAATCTGCCATTAGCATTGTAAAAGAGGTATGTACAAACGCCATGGCTACCATAGCGGCCGGAACCTGCGCTTCATATGGAGGTCTCCCGGCTGCCGCACCCAACCCGACCGGTGCAGTCGGAGTTCAGGAAGCAGTTCCGGGCATTTCCGTACTAAACCTGCCTGCCTGTCCTTTGAATGTTGAGAACCTTACGGCCACAATAGTTCACTTCTTAACCTTTGGTTCTCTCCCGGAACTCGATAAACATGGCCGTCCTCTCTTCGCCTATGGAAAGAGGATTCATGACAACTGCGAACGCCGTGCCCATTTCGATGCCGGACAGTTTGTCCGCGTGTGGGGAGACGAGGGACACCGGAAGGGATGGTGCCTCTATGAACTGGGATGTAAGGGACCCGAGACATTTCAGAACTGTCCCCGCATAAGATGGAATGAGGGTGTAAACTGGCCTATCGGCGCAGGACATGGCTGTGTCGGATGTTCAGAACCCGGATTCTGGGACAAGATGACCCCATTTTACAGGCGTCTGCCTAACGTACCGGGGTTTGGTGTTGAGGCAACGGCTGATAAGGTCGGCGCAGGTCTTGCCGCAGTTACCGGTGTAGCACTGGTTGCACATGGAATCGGAAGAATGGTTTCCGGTGGGAAAAAAGATAGAGACGATGAATAA
- the hydB_1 gene encoding periplasmic [NiFe] hydrogenase large subunit precursor gives MAKIAVDPVTRIEGHLRIEAKVEGGKVVDAWSASTMFRGIELILKGRDPRDAWYFTQRI, from the coding sequence ATGGCTAAGATAGCTGTTGATCCAGTAACCAGGATTGAGGGCCACCTCAGGATTGAGGCAAAGGTTGAAGGTGGCAAAGTGGTGGACGCATGGTCTGCAAGCACCATGTTCAGAGGGATCGAACTTATTCTCAAGGGACGTGACCCACGGGATGCATGGTACTTTACTCAACGTATATGA